CCCTTTCAGCTGCCATTTGTACCATGCGGTGGCCACCACGGCAAAAGCGCCGCCATGGGGTTGACTGTAGGTGCCACCGTGCCCCACATCCATATTGGCCACAAATACAGGTACATGGTTGATACGATTGAAATCATCCATCCCATTGTTGTAAGCGATATCGGTCTCACCACCCAATAGGTAAAGGGTAGGGGTGTGCAGTTTATTCAGGTGATCCTTGGTGAGGGCGGGCATACCAGGCATACCACCTCCGCCTCCAATGATGCCGCTGTTGCAAACTACGGCAGTGGTTACCCGCGGATCGGGAGCCACCTCAAGTGTCTGCAGGCCGCCACAGGACATCCCGCTGACCGCAATCTTGGTCACATCCACCTTGTTGTAGAAGGGACTTGAAGGGTCATCATTCTGCGCGATAGCCCAGTCAATCGCATCCAGCAATTGAGAAGCTGTAGATCTGCCGCCGCCGCGTTCTCCCTCCTCCGGCATGGGGCCGATGGCGATCACCAGGAAGCCATGA
This genomic window from Dysgonomonadaceae bacterium zrk40 contains:
- a CDS encoding alpha/beta hydrolase, translated to MKNFVIFFQVSLSLLVLLGMGLQSPLSAQSADHANLPEPRVVEDGGTVSFKAIMYTDEGLATHTIFRPEELSPFGENNKLPVIAWGNGACANSPWEHVNFLSEVASHGFLVIAIGPMPEEGERGGGRSTASQLLDAIDWAIAQNDDPSSPFYNKVDVTKIAVSGMSCGGLQTLEVAPDPRVTTAVVCNSGIIGGGGGMPGMPALTKDHLNKLHTPTLYLLGGETDIAYNNGMDDFNRINHVPVFVANMDVGHGGTYSQPHGGAFAVVATAWYKWQLKGDQEAGKLFTGNPCGLSLSDIWTVDKKNLP